From one Triticum urartu cultivar G1812 chromosome 3, Tu2.1, whole genome shotgun sequence genomic stretch:
- the LOC125546293 gene encoding BTB/POZ domain-containing protein FBL11-like isoform X2, producing MAPPPPPPTRWSWRSPKRQHPPPPLPHLSPSQSPRSPPHSRPRPSSRSAPTGAGSSRAPPTSAPSSAAASANRAAATCGSAATSPPPCRSCGTSSSPPGASPSRTTTSCRCWRYPDPLGALFLAVESLLADCERWFRTVRSRNSSMVVPLDFIIETWYFAQKHGVTFVEDVCPGYLAQNFVQVISSRSFVHIPYDLLCSTIESPHLTVDSEKQLCEAILSWISASRQSCEQSVSNSADNQLSLLSKVRVCLLPLGFAAGTKRNCFEFGNNAVCMILNLLKDSLQTLLYTVTDDNLDSYRIRLTEYSKKIVLSGCPQLTTQFLYISALPTDLDAVFKRTIVSDVNDGCFNHYNGLVKKAKTLSFRNVRIVDLSKCPNVHFGAAILWMKWAFPELRTFIASYCLLFQFEDLQYLLLRCPWINEINLSIDTSVILSKYSIISSRSEVRRDMNQNLSSYYMQSGLYGTSVNPVFSNISKLILEGRNDITDMNLLEISMLKSSLCYINIKHCTLLTDDGISTLLLNCRKMHSMVLSYTSFGNHSIQTLCSLDPSDSFSYHKDEHAHVMAFRLQELHLEGCEGISCAAMSQLVSNMNIVKSLCLRETSLADGALCNFVGSSLEYLDISETVVSMVSLAPVIRRNSNLSCLKTAGCRNLLFEQGEVQSTSGNKYGRFLQEITSTCYLEDVEMGWAFCPVRVDDLIPSFSKVRRMTVGLGTTLPENILHALPEICPFLESLVLRFQVISDRVVRNLLESSTNLQVLCLHYCLGSLTSFSFQTMAPALRILRLQWVTPWITNDDLTILTQNCNLVELSLSGCKLLDSSSQEIISSGWPNLACLQLEECGQITLDGVDSILDCKALEEVLLRHTGRGIGRTIITDAIRELPLLRKLALDLCDASEGGYDTPNVPEGKMMRSVRMSRCKKSAAAGRSCFGEAPPSSSIPKPVQHRETIVLEWSSRQLTTTVVEERL from the exons atggcgccgccgccgccgccgccgacacgcTGGTCCTGGAGATCACCGAAGCGGCAGCATCCCCCTCCTCCGCTCCCCCACCTCTCCCCATCCCAGTCTCCGCGCTCGCCGCCCCACTCCCGTCCGCGACCGTCCTCGCGGTCCGCGCCGACCGGAGCAGGCTCGTCGAGAGCTCCTCCTACTTCCGCGCCCTCCTCGGCGGCAGCTTCAG CGAATCGGGCAGCGGCTACGTGCGGATCAGCTgcgacctcgccgccgccgtgcaGGTCCTGCGGTACCTCTTCGAGCCCCCCGGGAGCTTCCCCATCTCGCACCACAACTTCCTGCCGCTGCTGGAGGTACCCTGATCCTCTT GGTGCTCTGTTTCTCGCTGTCGAGAGCCTTTTAGCGGACTGTGAAAGGTGGTTCAGAACCGTGAGATCTCGAAATTCCTCCATGGTGGTACCGTTGGATTTCATAATCGAGACCTGGTACTTCGCTCAAAAGCATG GGGTTACTTTTGTTGAAGACGTATGCCCAGGATATCTAGCTCAGAATTTT GTACAAGTTATCTCCAGTAGGTCATTTGTTCATATACCTTATGATCTGCTGTGCTCCACCATTGAATCCCCACACCTGACTGTGGATAG TGAAAAGCAATTGTGTGAAGCAATTTTATCTTGGATTTCCGCAAGTAGGCAATCCTGTGAACAATCAGTCTCCAACTCAGCAGATAACCAACTCTCCCTTCTTAGCAAG GTTAGGGTATGCCTTTTACCTTTAGGATTTGCAGCAG GTACAAAGAGAAACTGCTTTGAATTTGGGAACAATGCTGTATGTATGATTCTTAATCTGCTTAAGGACAGTTTGCAAACTCTACTGTATACAGTTACCGATGACAACTTGGATAGTTACCGTATTCGATTAACAGAATACTCCAAG AAAATAGTACTTTCGGGATGTCCCCAGTTAACTACGCAATTCCTATACATATCGGCGCTCCCCACTGATCTAGATGCTGTATTTAAGAGAACTATAGTGAGCGATGTTAACGATGGATGTTTTAACCATTACAATGGGCTGGTGAAGAAGGCTAAAACCTTGTCATTTAGAAATGTACGCATTGTGGATCTCTCCAAATGTCCAAATGTACATTTTGGTGCAGCAATTTTATGGATGAAGTGGGCATTTCCAGAATTGAGGACGTTCATAGCTTCCTATTGTTTACTCTTTCAGTTTGAAGATTTGCAGTATTTGTTACTGAGATGTCCATGGATTAATGAAATCAATTTGAGTATCGATACAAGCGTTATACTATCCAAGTACTCGATTATATCTTCTAGATCTGAAGTACGGCGTGACATGAATCAAAATCTATCTAGCTATTACATGCAAAGTGGATTATATGGGACCTCAGTAAACCCAGTTTTCTCAAATATATCAAAATTGATACTGGAAGGCCGAAATGATATTACTG ATATGAACTTGCTGGAGATATCCATGCTGAAAAGTTCTCTATGTTATATAAACATTAAACATTGCACCCTGTTGACAGACGATGGTATATCTACACTACTGTTGAATTGTAGAAAAATGCACTCGATGGTTCTTTCTTATACATCGTTTGGAAATCATTCAATTCAAACCCTATGCTCATTGGATCCTTCAGATAGCTTTTCTTACCATAAGGATGAACATGCTCATGTTATGGCATTTAGGTTGCAAGAATTGCATCTGGAAGGCTGTGAAG GTATTAGTTGTGCTGCTATGTCCCAGCTGGTGAGTAATATGAATATTGTGAAGTCCTTATGCTTAAGGGAGACATCACTTGCAGATGGTGCTCTCTGCAACTTTGTTGGCTCTTCACTTGAGTATCTTGATATTTCGGAGACTGTG GTTTCTATGGTCTCATTGGCACCAGTTATACGAAGAAACTCTAATTTGAGCTGCTTGAAAACAGCTGGATGCCGTAACCTGCTGTTTGAACAGGGTGAGGTACAATCCACGAGTGGTAACAAGTATGGCAGGTTTCTTCAGGAGATAACCAGTACGTGCTATTTAGAGGATGTAGAAATGGGCTGGGCATTTTGCCCTGTTCGAGTTGATGACCTCATTCCTTCTTTTAGTAAAGTAAGGAGGATGACAGTTGGCCTTGGCACAACATTACCAGAGAATATCCTGCATGCTCTTCCTGAGATCTGCCCGTTTCTTGAGTCTTTGGTTCTTAGGTTTCAG GTAATCTCTGACAGAGTTGTAAGAAATCTATTGGAATCATCAACAAATCTTCAGGTGCTCTGCCTGCACTATTGCCTCGGCAGTTTGACTTCATTTAGCTTTCAAACAATGGCACCAGCGTTAAGAATATTACGGCTCCAGTGGGTTACTCCATGGATCACAAATGATGATTTGACAATTCTTACACAGAATTGCAATTTAGTTGAACTTTCGCTGTCTGGTTGCAAACTCCTTGACTCCA GCTCTCAAGAGATAATCTCTTCTGGGTGGCCAAACTTGGCATGTTTACAACTTGAG GAATGTGGTCAGATAACACTTGATGGGGTTGATTCTATTTTAGATTGTAAAGCTTTGGAAGAAGTCTTACTTAGGCACACC GGTAGAGGTATTGGAAGAACCATTATAACAGATGCTATCAGAGAG CTGCCGCTCCTAAGGAAGCTGGCGCTGGATCTCTGCGATGCGTCCGAGGGCGGCTACGACACCCCAAAC GTTCCGGAGGGGAAGATGATGAGGAGCGTGAGGATGAGCAGGTGCAAgaagtcggcggcggcggggaggtcGTGCTTCGGAGAGGCGCCCCCCTCGAGCTCGATCCCGAAGCCGGTGCAGCACAGGGAGACCATCGTGCTGGAGTGGAGCAGCCGGCAGCTGACGACCACCGTAGTGGAAGAAAGACTCTAG